CCATCGGCACTGAAGGTAATAGAAGGCGTATTATGAAGAAAGTGTCCGTCACTCAGCTCTTGATATGTTTGGATAGTCTCATTAGCTGTGTTATCGCGGATAATAAAACCATTACTCCAGTCGCTGTTGTCTTCACAGGTGTCCAGGGTTATTGAGCCGCAAACAACCACATCAGAATGCCTTGCCGCCGCTTCACTGCGGGCGTATAGAATGGCACCGTAAATCTGGTTGATCTCTGCTGTCAGGTTGCGATCCTGAATGCTGGTTTGAAAACTGGGATAGGCAATCGCTGCCAGAATAGAAAGAATGGCGATGGTGAAAAGCAGTTCCAGCAGAGTGAATCCTTTAACTCTGAACTTATTCATGACATCCATGTAAACGACGCTTTATTGTTTTTCTGGTGGTCAGGTTTGAGCGATTCCAACACAGTTAATGAAAAGGTGTTATGTATTCCCGACAAACGGCATGATCAGGTCGATAAACTGCAGTCATCGGTTTGACACGAAACACTGAACAACGGCGACTTCCTCTCATCCCGTGATCTGCACCACTGGTGCCAGCTGTAGTGTCAGTACCAGAAAGTCAGGGCTAGATTGGAATTAGGAACACAGACTATTCCACGGACAGGATTATGCAGTACGTGTCTGGGCAGTCGGGCCTTACCCTTCCCGAAGTCGTTATTACACTGTTGATTTCAGCCATTCTGGTTTCAATGGCTTCCCCTTCTTTAAAAAATCTCGTTGTCAGCCAGCGTGTTTCTTCTGTTGCCCAGGAAATTTATACCAGTTTTGCACTGGCTCGCAGTGAGGCGGTAAAGCGTCGTAGTGCGGTATCTCTTTGTGCTTCCAATGATGGTGTGATCTGTAACAGCAGTGGTGATGACTGGAGTTCCGGCTGGGTCATTTTTACTGATGCGGATGCTGATGGTGTGTTGGAAGCCGGTGATCAGCGATTAAGGGTTTTTCCTGCACAGCCTGACAGCCTGTTTCTGGAATGGAACCAGGGGGTGAATGCCGGTTTCAACAGCAAAGGCTATGCCCGCAAGGCGGGTACTTTTACGTTATGTGAGGCAGGTCTGGGCGGTGATCAGGTCAGACAGGTGGTGGTCAGTCTTACGGGTCGGGTTCGGGTCACGGAACCTGACAGTTGCTGATTGAAAGCATAAGGAGCGTGTTATGCCGGTAAGCAAACGTTCATATAACAGGTCATCAGGTGTCGGACTGATCGAAGTGCTGGCAGCCATGCTGATTATTTCCATCGGTGTGCTGGGTATTGTCGGGCTGCAAACCAAAAGCCTGCAACACAATCAGATGGCTTATCTACGCTCGCAGGCAGTGATTATTGGAAATGACATGATGGACCGGATTCGGGTTAATCGTAGTCTGTCGTCAGTCTCGGACAACTATGTTGTTGAACTGGAGCAGTTAACCACGGATCGATGTGAGCCGGAAGCTTACCCGGATGGTTGTGAGTCAGGCAGCTGTACACCCGCTGAGCTGGCTGAATACGACATCAGGCAATGGAAGTTTCAGTTGGCCTGCCTGCTACCTGACAGTGATGGCAGCATCGCTATTGAGGCGTCCTCTTCCGGGCGCATCTATGTGATTACCATGCAGTTTGATGAAAGCAGGGGACAGCAGCCTGTTCGTGAAGTAGTAATAAGGAGTGCGCTTTGAAACGCTGTGCCGGTGCTTCACTGGTTGAACTGTTAGTCGCCATGGCGCTGGGACTGTTTCTGATAGCAGGCATTGGTCATCTGTTTCTGAGTGCAAACCGTACCTACATGCTGCAGGATGAGTTATCAAGGATTCAGGAGAACGCCCGCTTTGCGATGGATCTGCTCTCCCGTGATATCCGCATGGCGGGTTATACCGGATGCCCTGAAGCAACGTCGCTGGCCAATGTGCTGTTTACCAGTACTGACAGCCGGGAATGGATGACGCACTTCGATAAAGGCATTCTTGGTATTTCGACAGCCAACAAAAGCCGTATTGACAGTTCTGCCATTTCAGAAGCCATTGTCATTCATAAGCTGGATGCTGAACAGGGGCTGACGGTTAACAGTCATTCTTCCTCATCGGCCCTGTTGAATGTTACCAGTCATGGTTACGATCAGGGCGATGTTCTGGCGCTGGTGCATCCCGGTTGTGATCAGATCTCGGTTTTTAAAGCCATGGAGGCTACCAGTGGTTCATCAATCTCGCACGCTGCGGGTTTGTCCGGTTCGCTCTATAACTGCACCTCGCAGCTGAAGGGAGACTTTAACTGTATGGACAGTGCTTCGGCAGCTGAGCCATACAACCATAAAGGTTCGATGCTGTTTCCTGTCCGTTCTGTGGCGTACTACCTGCGAACCAGTAATGGCCGGCCCAACCTTTATCGTAAATTTGCCGGTGAATATACCTCCGGGAGTGCCCGTTATGCAGAGTCTCTTCTGGAAGGCATCGAAGGGTTGTCGTTTCTGTATGGCTATGACTCCGATGGTAACCGGACTCCGGACCAGTATCGGACAGCAGATTCTATCGGCCTGTTCAGTGCTGACTGGATGAATGTGGTCAGTGTTCGCCTTGAACTGCTTGTACGGAGTTTGTCGGAAATTACTGAAGAACCCCAGCCGTATCTGTTTGCCGGTACGGAAATAACGCCAACAGATCATTACATACGTCGTAACTTTGTGATGACCATCGAGCTGAGAAACAGGGTGCAACCATGAGTAGCGGGACAGGGACGTTAAAAGTGGCAACCGTCATTTCCGCTGGAAAAGAACAGGGCAGTGTATTACTGGTGAGCCTTGTGTTGCTGTTGATTCTGACCATCGCGGGATTGGCATCCATTCGGGTCACCAGTCTTGAAGAGAAAATGACCGGTAACTACCGCAATGAACAGTTAGCCTTCCATTCTGCTGAAGTGGGAGTGCTGGAGGCTGAGTCCTTTGTGGCAGGGACATTGTTGAATGTGTCAGATTTCACATCAACCTGTAACAACGGTTTGTGTTTTGATGGTGTTAATCATTCTGATCCCGGCACCTGTTCTGCCAATGTGTCATCACCCTGGCAGGAACAGGCTTTGTGGAGTGATCCGGATCGTTACCGGACAATGACAATATCTCTGGATGGAATCGCAGCACCGGCAAAATATATTGTGGAGTTTCGTTGTTATCTGCCCAGAGAGACAGAAGGTCCGGAGGCGGATCCAACAGTTTTTGATGACTGGGCCCAGTTCTTTCGGATTACGGTATTGGCAACCGGCGGGTCCGGCGATGCCAGGGTCATGCTACAGACAACCTATAAAAAGAATCTTTAACTGATAAACACTCTGATTCAGTGAAGCCAGATATCAACGCAGAGAAGGAGTACTGCGATGATGAAGTATCTAAAAAATCGTACGACGATATTTTTGTGCGGACTGCTTGTTTCTTCACTGTTTTCCTCTGCACAAGCAGCACCGACATCACAGCTTTATTCCGCGGTTCCCCCGTTGTTAAGCAAAAGTGCCGAGCCTCTGGTGATGCTGGTGATGTCGGTTGATCATGAATTGTTCAAGAAGGCTTATCCGGATTACTCCGATCTGGATGGCGATGGACAACTGGATACTACCTATAACGACCGGTTTGATTACCTCGGGTATTTTGAAAGTAACTGGTGCTATCGCTATAACTCATCATCAGGGCGCTTTGAGCCGGAGATTCTGGCAACGGGTGACAACCAGCATTACTGTGAAAGTTCAGCTTTACACTGGAGCGGTAATTTCC
Above is a window of Endozoicomonas montiporae CL-33 DNA encoding:
- a CDS encoding GspH/FimT family pseudopilin gives rise to the protein MNKFRVKGFTLLELLFTIAILSILAAIAYPSFQTSIQDRNLTAEINQIYGAILYARSEAAARHSDVVVCGSITLDTCEDNSDWSNGFIIRDNTANETIQTYQELSDGHFLHNTPSITFSADGSATTNTISLCDERGINFARGILLNGSGQPRMGGALSCQ
- a CDS encoding GspH/FimT family pseudopilin: MQYVSGQSGLTLPEVVITLLISAILVSMASPSLKNLVVSQRVSSVAQEIYTSFALARSEAVKRRSAVSLCASNDGVICNSSGDDWSSGWVIFTDADADGVLEAGDQRLRVFPAQPDSLFLEWNQGVNAGFNSKGYARKAGTFTLCEAGLGGDQVRQVVVSLTGRVRVTEPDSC
- the pilV gene encoding type IV pilus modification protein PilV; amino-acid sequence: MPVSKRSYNRSSGVGLIEVLAAMLIISIGVLGIVGLQTKSLQHNQMAYLRSQAVIIGNDMMDRIRVNRSLSSVSDNYVVELEQLTTDRCEPEAYPDGCESGSCTPAELAEYDIRQWKFQLACLLPDSDGSIAIEASSSGRIYVITMQFDESRGQQPVREVVIRSAL
- a CDS encoding PilW family protein → MKRCAGASLVELLVAMALGLFLIAGIGHLFLSANRTYMLQDELSRIQENARFAMDLLSRDIRMAGYTGCPEATSLANVLFTSTDSREWMTHFDKGILGISTANKSRIDSSAISEAIVIHKLDAEQGLTVNSHSSSSALLNVTSHGYDQGDVLALVHPGCDQISVFKAMEATSGSSISHAAGLSGSLYNCTSQLKGDFNCMDSASAAEPYNHKGSMLFPVRSVAYYLRTSNGRPNLYRKFAGEYTSGSARYAESLLEGIEGLSFLYGYDSDGNRTPDQYRTADSIGLFSADWMNVVSVRLELLVRSLSEITEEPQPYLFAGTEITPTDHYIRRNFVMTIELRNRVQP
- a CDS encoding pilus assembly PilX family protein, with protein sequence MSSGTGTLKVATVISAGKEQGSVLLVSLVLLLILTIAGLASIRVTSLEEKMTGNYRNEQLAFHSAEVGVLEAESFVAGTLLNVSDFTSTCNNGLCFDGVNHSDPGTCSANVSSPWQEQALWSDPDRYRTMTISLDGIAAPAKYIVEFRCYLPRETEGPEADPTVFDDWAQFFRITVLATGGSGDARVMLQTTYKKNL